The nucleotide sequence AAAAACTCTTGGCTGTGCGGTAGCATTTGCTGCAAAAAGAGTTAGACCTGCCGAAGCATCAATAACTGCAGGCACTCCGTAAGTAGGTGTTTGAAGATCTTCCGGCAAAGTAACCATAGCCGAGGCTCTTAATGGCACTCCCCTAAGCGGATTCGTGATAACACCCCCAATATGATTTCTTGCGTCCAAAGGATCCATCGGCTCTGCTTTATAAGCATAAGCCACCCAAGCAGGAGCTGTAAAACATAAATTTTGAGAGAAACTTAAAAAAGCCAATCTATTAGTAGTACTCTCTTCATCAAAATTCCCTAATTCTGGTCTAAAAGCGCCATCAAAGTTAACTTCAAAAATAGACTCACTATTAAACTCGTTTACAGTATAGAACATAGCAATAGGATCCTTACCCGAAGCTGTAGTTCCATACAAACTGTAATTAGTATTACCAATTACATCATTAAAATAACCTTCAGCTAATAAATACTCCCCTTGATATAAATAACTAGTACCTAAAACTGTTGCAGCAGCAGCTCTCGTAGCACGCCCTTTTTCCGCTGGTCTAGTAGCTGGTAAATTATCGAAGGCATATTGTAAATCTGCTCTAAAAAACTTTAATACATCTTCTGACGAAGAAACTGATTTGAAAAAATCATCAGATGTCACAGGTGTATGGTCTTCAATAACAATTTTCCCTTTGTTAAATGAAGTGTGTAAGTAAAAATGAAACAAACCTCTTAAAAAACGAGCTTGAGCCATTTGATAGATCCACTTTTGAGTATCTGTAGTAGTAGGTTTTATCCTTTCTAAAGCTTCAATAACTTGATTGGCTCTAAAAATCCCTCTATAGCAAGCCGCCCAATGACGGTCTATAAAGAAGTTATTATTACTATAGTTCTGAAACCAAAACGTATACGCAAGGTCACCAGTTAAAAATGGATCAGGTCTTACATTTGAAAAATATCCCATATCCGAACGTACCATTTCTTCTCGTAAATTAAATACATACTGAGACAATAAAGTCGCATAAGCAGCAGTTAAACCACTGTTAGTATCATTTAAATTTTTCCAAAAACTACTTGAGTCTGTGAAATTTGGATTTGTTTCTGTCAAATCTGGATTACAAGAACTCAACAGTCCAAGAATCAAAAACACAGAAGCACATTTATATATATATCTTTTCATCATTAAAAAATTAAAAATTAAAATTCAAACCAACTGAATACATTTTTGTTAAAGGGTAATTCCCTTTATCCAATCCTCTCGAGTTAACATTCCCTCCTACCTCTGGGTTATACCCCGTATATTTAGTAAAAGTGAATAAATTTTGCCCTGTTAAGAAAATTCTAAATTTACTGATTCCTAAAGCTGAAGTCGTTTTCTTAGATAAATTATATCCAAAGGTTATATTTCTAATTCTTAAATAAGAACCATCTTCAATAAATAATTCTGTATTAGGTTGGTAATTTGGATGTGCTGAGAAAATCCCTCTGTAAGCTGGAAGTGTCCCATTTGGATTCACATCAGAATAAGAATTCAAAATTTCTTGACTTCTACCATATCCTATAGCGGTAGCTCTAGCCCCATTTACAATCTCATGACCTAAAGCAGAATACATATTTAGATAAAAATCAAAATTATTATACTCTAAACTTAAATTGTATCCTATTTCATATTTAGGCAATCCACTACCTGCATAAACTCTATCTCCTACAGACTGAAATATACCATCACCATCAACATCTTTATAAATTAAATCTCCCATTTTGAATTGGCGATTTGTAAAATAAGTATTCGCTTGAGCTAATTTTTCTGGTGTATTTGCAATTCCATCAGTCGCAAACACAAAATAAGCTCCAGCTTCATATCCTGCTGCAAGTGCAGTAATTTGACTTGTTGTAGCATTTCCTCCAGGTACAATTCCGTTATCGCTAGTCAAAATTGGACCATTAAATCCATCAGTTATTTTTGTAACCTTATTTTCGTTTGTACTAAAAGTACCGTTCATTCTATATTTTAATTTACCAATTCTATCACGATAACCTACAGCTAACTCATAACCAGAATTAGTCATATTACCAATATTTAATACCACTTGATTATTATTACTTAAGCTTCTGATTGAATTAGGAGCTCCTCCACCATTGGATGAATCATCTAAACCTACACTAGGCGGAACTGTTAAGCTAAACAACATATCCTTCTTATCAGTTTGATAATACTCCGCAGTAACTGTCAGTTTATTTTTGAAAAAACCTAAATCAATACCGATATTCTTTTGAATAGAAGTTTCCCATTTCACATCAGGATTTCCAATTGTTGTTTGAATTGCTGAAGTAGCAACAGCACCATCACCAAAGGCATAAGCCAAATCTCTATAAATAGCTGTACTAAACGAATAATCTTGAAAACTTTGATTTCCTACTGTACCACTACTTAAACGTAGTTTAAAATTATTCACTACACTACTAAGTGGTTTGAAAAAATTCTCATCAGAGATATTCCAAGCCGCAGATACAGATGGAAACAATCCCCAACGGTTTTGTTCTGCAAAACGAGAAGAACCATCTCTACGTATACTTGAACTTAACAAATATTTCCCTTTATAATCATATTGCATCCTTCCTATCATACCTGACAGTCTGTTTGTATAATCAGGACCTGAAATAGCTGATGCTACGCCTGTTGCGCTATTCAATACAGTAATATTATTATCTGAAATATCAGCTTTTGAAACCGTTATCTCCTCATAGTCAAATCTTTCTGATGACAAAGCACCTGTTAAAGTCAATTTATGATCTTTCGCAAAAGTAGTTTGATAATTTAAAGTCGCATCCCAAGTCACTGCATAACGTCTTTGAACGTTTTCAGAAATTGAACTTGGCTGAAGTACCTCTAAGTTTCTTTGCACATCAAAAGTAGATTGACTAGGTCTAAATCTCATACGTTCAAAATTCAAATCATTCACTCCAAAACGAGTACTAATATTTAAACCTTTAATAATATCATACCCTAATTCAATATTAGTATACGCTCTTGTTGATTTAGCCTCATCTAATGAATTAAGACTGGTCAACAACGAAACATTGGTATTAAAATCATTACCTCCAAACAAATCCAAAGCATCTGCCTCAAGAGATAATATTGGCTGAGTTGGCTGATAACGGATCAACTGACTAATCGTATTAGAAGCCCCTCTATCCGTAAACTCTTTTGTCATTCCTATTCCAATATTGGCTGAAAATTTACCTTTTTTGTAAGTTACATTAGATCTTGAATTAAATCTCTGAAAGCTTGATCTTGAAATAACCCCTTTTTTATCAAAGAAACCTCCAATAAAAGAATATTTTAAATCATTACTTCCACCACTTACATTGATACTGTAGTTTTGAGTTCCTGCATTATCTACAAATAGCATTCTTGAGATATCATTATCATATTGAAACCTATCAGCAGCATTAGTCAATGGAGCTAAATTGATAGCACTATCAGCCGTTCCCGCCACATTTCTAGCTAAAAGCATATCCACATAGGTTTGATCAACAGCATTCAGTAACTTATGACCTTCTCCCAAAGTTTCAAATCCCTTACTTGCATCAAGCTTAACACTTAATGCACCTGCTTTTCCTTTTTTAGTTGTAATCAAAATTACCCCAGCAGCTCCACGAGTACCATAAATTGCTGCCGAAGAAGCATCTTTCAGTACATCGATAGATTCAATTTCGTTTGGACTAATTCCTGGATCCCCTTCTTGAGCAATACCATCAATTACGTATAAAGGAGTATTGGAACCCGAAATCGAAGTAATACCTCTAATCAAAATCTCTGAACTAGTCCCTGGCTCACCTGAACTCACGACATTCACACCAGATATTTGTCCCTGTAAAGCATTCCCTAAATCTGAAGTAACTTGATTTACTATGTCCTCCGACTTAACACTCGCTACAGCTCCAGTTAACTCTTTTTTCTTTACAGTACCATAACCAATTACCACAACTTCATTCAAATCTTGAGTAGCTGATTTCAGTTTTACATTTAAAGTTTTTCCAGTTACTTTTACGTTTTTAGTCGTCATTCCGATATAACTAAAAACGAGTAAATCTCCTTCATTTGCTTTAATAACATATTTCCCATCAAAATCAGTAGCTGTACCTTTAGTTGCGCCTTTCACAATTACAGTTACACCTGGAATAGGCATACCGTCTTCTTCCCCTATAACGGTTCCTTGAACCACTCCTACTTGAGCTTGAGCGGCAACGTTAAAAAACAACGTTAGTAGAGTAAGAAACAAAAAACGTCCTAGTACACTTTTTTGTTTATCATTTTTTTTCATTTTCATTTTGTTGATTTTAGTTTATTATTTTTTACTACTATTAATTTTAAAACAATTCTGATTTAATCTATTATCAAAACCAATCTTAAAATTTAAAGAAACAATCACCAGATAATTTCTTCCTCATAACTTAAAACATTAGGTATATTACCCATCAACAGATTAACCATAATCTATTAATTCTCTTAAAAACTTTGCTTTCATATATTGGTTTAGTTTAGTTTAAAAATAAATTTGACACTTACACGCCATCACACCCTAAAATCAAAAAGCCACACCCTAGCGTTAACTTTTTTAACCTTGAACACAATTGAAAGCTAATTTGCATATATAAACAAGCCTTAGCAATGTATCTCGCGCTACTATTTTTATGCTTTTTTTTACTATTATCATAAAAAAAATAACTTATTTTTATGATGTTTATAAAAAATAAAAATATTCAATACACAAAGTAAAGAAACAAACTCAAGTTTTTTTCTACTAAAATTACCCTTTACTAACACTTTTTTACCTTTCATTTTCAAAAACACCCCCTATTTTAGCATTCAAAAGGTATAATCACATTAATACAAACAAAAAAAGCAGCTTGAAAACAAGCTGCTTTTTCTACAAATAAACCACTATGGACTGAAAGCCCATAGATTTGGTTGTTAGACTAAAAGTCTGCATTTGAAAACGCTATAATTAGCCACAGATTAAAAAGATTAGCACAGATTAATCCTTTGAATCTTTATAATCTGTGGCAAAAAATTTTAGAAGCTAAAGCGAAATGCACTAAAGTGAATAGTTTTAACTATTTTGGGGACCAGTAAATAAGTGTAATACCTAAAAAATATACTAGTCGAAAATTAATTAACACTCAACTGAAAACTTCCTTTCTTAACCTTACCATCTTTAAAGGTGACTTGGTATCCAAAAGCAGGAATCTCCAATCCTTCTTTTGTTTTTTGCTTCACTGGACCTAAATTCACAATCACTTCTGTACCTGAAGTAAATTTTGATTTTTGTAAATTAAAATCAGGGCTTAAGTACTCATGAGATTTTAATTCTGAAAAGAATGTTTCGCGATTTACTGGGCACACTAATTGATTCGCCATCTTAATCATATCTTTCATACCATCAAATTCATAAGGCGAGAAGAAAATTGTAGAACCAACTCCAAATAACATATTTCGTAATGACTTCACTCTAAAATCTCCATTTTCAGAAATTTGATTATCAGGATCTTGAATTTTTCCAAAAACAGCTATTGCATCATGATACACCAAATTAAACAAAGGTGCTCTATGTGAAATCTCAGATAAATTAGAATTCAAATAGGTCATCCCTTCAAACATATCAAAATAAGGAATATATTGTTGCTGACCGTGCTCCGTTCCGTTTACCAAGTTTTTAGAATCAAGGTATTTAGCTAGATTAAAACAACCTGTATTATCTTCATCTGCAAAATAAGAAAAAGAAATATCTGTGATATCTGCTTCAAGACCTAAGGCTTCAATTTCTTTTTCTAGATTCTTTTGAGCCAAACTTAACTGCTTGTTTTGATCAATATTAGCCCAACGGCTTCCCGTATTTTTTAATTTACCATTAGCATCTTTTGCAAACAAACCTGTATCAAACTTTGGATCATTCTCTAAAGTTGCCGAATAAGCATGATACGATGAATACAAATAACCATATTTCTTAGTCAAATCAACCGCTTCTTTTAATTTAGAAACACCTCCTAAAGCTTCACTAATAGGCCAACAATTAGGAACAAAATTTGAAAACGTTCCCCAAGCATGAAAGAAAGCATTATCTACCTTTAACTCATCATGCGTAGTTTTTATCATATTTTGCAGTTGCTCAAATGTAAATGCCATACCTGGCATATTCACATAATGAGGGTAACCACCGTAAACGCCCATATAAACAGCTCCTGCTAATTTTTTAACATCTGGATCTCTTTTAGCTTTGTCCTCTAGCGATACAAAATACCCTCTTTTGATGGCTTCTTTTCTATATACCTTAGCCATATCAACATAATTTCCTTTTGAAATAAACTGATAGCTAATTATTTTCTTTTCATTTGCCTTCTTCAAATTCCAAACAGGGTCTAAAAATGCAATTCGCTTATTAGGTGACATTTTCCCTTCTGGATTGTATAAATATTGCCCGTTATTGTTAATGTTATAAAACATTTTGGGTCTTGAGGCTTCATCAACTATACCAATAACGGCTGATTTTTCATTGTAAGTTCCCCACCATGGCATCGACAAACCTGAAGCATTAAATAAATCCAAGGTTCCAGTTGATTTTGCCAAATAAGTAGCATCATCCCATCGGCAAAAAGCACCACCATTCATAGGAAAAATATAAGACGGACTTATAACACCTTGCTTTTGAGGAATAACAACTGCCCCTTTATCAACATCTGTTTCTAAACTAAAAGCTCTTGTAGGATATTTTAATTCTAATAATTTGAATTTTCCACCTTTAAAAGAAACGATTTCGACATCTAATTTTCCTTCTTTGGTATCTAATCGTAATTCAGTTTGAATACTTACTTCTTCGGCTACCACATCCTTCTCCAGTACTGGATTCTTAAAGTCAATCGTAATTACTAAATTACTTTTTTTAGTAACCGTAATCGTTTTACTTTTAGAAATATTGACGCTTTGTTTCTTTCCGTCATTTCCGCTCAATTCTAAGATACCGGCCGCATTTTCCCAAGGATCAGATTGCCATAATTGACCTGACTTTTTCTCCAATACTGCAAAAGAACCCGTGGTTTTATCAACGCTAACTTTGATAGCTGGATTTTCAATAACGATCTCTGAATTGCTACTTTTATGGGATTGATTTTCTTTTGATGAAAAACTAGAAAGAAAGAACAAACTCAACATAATACTTAGTGATTGTAACACATTAAGACTCGTCTTTCGCATCTTGAAAGGATCATTATTTTTCATAATTTTTAGTTTCGTTAAATAGTTAAACATTCTATTTTGTTTTTTAGTTAGACCTACAAATTACCAAACTTTATCAACTATTTTAATGGTAAAAATTACCATTTTATAACACTTTTTTACCCCATTATTCTAGATTACCTAGTTTAAACTAGATAATAATAAGCGTTTTATTGCTTTTATGAGTTTATATTCTTAATAAGCACGGTAACAAAAAAAAACAGTAGTAAACTAAGTTTACTACTGTCTTCAAAAATTTCCTTCAATACCATGAAGAAAACAGCTATTTTATGATTTTATTTTTGAGGTTTGAACCTCAATTTCCCCTTTAAATCTTTTGAAGTTGCCGAGAATGAAATTTTACTATTTTTATCTCCTATTTGCACTACTGCTGTTGCAATTCCTGCTTCGGCATTTACACCACCTAGATTCATCAGTTTGGCATCTCCTTGGATTGAAAAGTCTATTTTTTCATTAAAATCTGGGACTATGGTACCATTTTTATCCACTGCTGCGATATACACAAAAACAACATCATTGACTCCTGCTTGCGCTTTTTTACCACTTTCATCAATCCAAATTTTGAATTTTGCAGCAGCTTCTGGAGTTTTTACCGTTGTGGTTTCAACTTGTTTACCATTAATGAACCCAACTGCTTTTAATTCACCAGCTTCAAATTGATTCACCTTAAATGTAAAAGGCGGATGGGATAGATTTGTTGTGTTTTTATCATTATCTGGTTTTTGTTTGCCAATACTTTTTCCGTTTACAAATAATTCAACCTCATCACAATTGCTGAATACTTTTACATTCAAATCAGAGGTAGCATTCCAATAACTTGCGATTTTAAGAACTACTGCTTCAGATGGACTTTTTTGACTTTCATAAAAATTAAAACCAAATTTTGGCAAACGGAAAATATCCATAATCCCTGATGTTTCAATATCATCATGATAACCACGGTTGTAATCATACATTACCCAATACCCATCACCAAAGGCAGTCGTATTTAAATTATCATTATGAGATTCCTGTAAATTATAGGCTTGTTGCAATAAAGCCGCTTCACCTTCTTTTCTATAATGACGGCTACTTTTTTCTAGTCGCATGCCTTTTGGCATTTTGTCTTGGTTCAAACCTGCATTGCTTGAATAATATTCCCAATCTCCATATTCAGAAACGAAATAAGGTTTGATTCCCTTGTTTTCATTTGGATGAAGGATTCGGTGTTGTCTGGCTTGAAAGAAAATATCATATACCTCAGGCATCCATCCGCAAGAAAAAGCCTGACTTCCTGGATATTCCTCATGTACTCTTCGGTTCAATTCTTCCATAAAAGGAATCGGCATCTTGGTTTCATTCAGTGAAACTTCCCAACAAACTACAGACGGATGGTTACGGTCACGACGAATTAAGTTCGTAGCCGACTCATAGCAAAAATTCTTGAAAGCTTCATTTTCAGCATAATATTGCCAACCTAAAATTGCATCTACCACAAATAATCCTAATTCGTCACAAGCCTTTAAGAATGCTGGCGATTGCGGATAATGTGACAAACGGATGCAATTGAATCCAGCGTCTTTTATCTTTTTTGCATCACGATATTGCGCATTGTCTGAAAGGGCATAACCAATAAACGGATATTCTTGATGGCGATTGACACCACGTAAAAAGGTTTTTACACCGTTCACATACAAATCGGTTCCTCTAAATTCTAGCGAACGAATTCCGAAAGTGGTAGTCTCTTTATCTTTTAATTGACCATTTACCAAAACTTTAGTCTCTAACTGGTATAAATTAGGACTTTCAGGTGACCATAAATTTGGATTTCGAACTGTTACAGTAGCTTTCAATTCCACCTCTCCCTTGGAAGGAATACTCCTTTGAGAAGTAATTTCTTCAATTTTCTTTCCTTTGAAAAATACCGTTTGAACCAAATCTACTTTTTGATTTTCATTTGTTTCGTTAAGCAAATGTGTTTTAATGGCCACATCCGAAGATTCTTTTGTCACCTTTGGAAAACTCACAAAAATGCCACCTCCTGCAATTTTATTAGCCAACAAAGGGTGTGAAATATATACTTTCTCTTTGTATGTCATCCAAGCATTACGATACAAACCACCATACATATTAAAATCTAATATCTTAAGTGGTTTTGGACCTGTTACAGGATTGTCTGTATTGTCTAATTTTACGGCAATGGTATTGGTTTCTCCAAATTTCACAAACTTTGAAGCATCAATTAAAATAGGTAAATAACCTCCTTGTTGGTTGGCTACTTCTACTCCATTAATCCAAACTTTAGCTATATTCATAGCGCCTTCAAACTCTAAAAAGACTTTTTTGTCTTTTGCGGAAGCGTCGACCTTGAATGCTTTACGATACCAACAAATGCCCTGCCATTGGTTGTTAACAATCAATGGTTCGATATTCGCTGTATGCGGTAAACTTACTTTTTCCCAATTCGCATCATTATAGTTTGATTGTATCAAATCGCTATCTGAAAGCGTCTTAGCGTTCACTTTTGTAAATTTCCAATCTTTATTAAAATCAAGTTTTACACTCGTTTCTTGAGCCGTTACAACCGAAGAAATTGCTATAAAACTCCATAAAATATGCCTCTGGGCTTTCTTCAAAAAGGAATTATTCATCGTTCTTTTTATTTTGTTTTGTATTAGTAGATTTTTTATTGGCTGCTTTGTATTGATTTCCCATTTTTTTGAATCCAATTTCAACACCTGCAAGCATTTGTTGGTACAACTCTGGTCTTTCTTTTTTAACCCAAGCCAATATTGCTACAGCATCGGCTTCCTCTGGATGATACACATCACTCACTGGTTTCATTTTTTTGTCATACCAAAGCGTCTTTTTACGCAATTCCTTTAAAACTTTTGCATATTTTTTATCGAAAGCGAGGTTGTGTAATTCCTCTGGATCTTTTTCTAAATCATACAACTCTTCTACAGGTTTGGTTTTAGCAAAGAAAGGCTTTTGAGCTTCATTCAGCTTTCCTTCTTCATTCAATTTGCGCATGATATGCACTGCAGGACGGTAAAACTCTAGATAAGCTTGGTGTGCATCATAAGGCATTTCAGGTTTATCATTACGAATGTATTTCCATTTATCAGAGGTTACTGCTCTTGATTTTTCCTCAATCTCATCCCACAAATCGCGTGTTGCATAGACATAATCGTTTTTATACTTTTTATCTAAAATCGATTTGCCTGTCATATAAGAAGGTACTTTTACGCCTGCCCAATCCAAAATAGTTGCTGTAATATCTACCGCAGAAACGATTTCTTTACTCACATGAGGACCATTATACTTTTGAGGATAATGAACAATTAAAGGAATTCGCAAACCTGAATCAGCGAGATAACCTTTTCCTCTTATGTTACATCTTCCGTTATCGCCTATAAAAATCACGATAGTATTATCAGCCAATCCTTTTTCTTCCAATTCTTTGAAAATCATTCCCACCTCATTATCCAAAAATTCGATTTGGTCTAAATATTTCGCCCAGTCCAAACGGATAACAGGATCATCAGCCAAATATGATGGTAATTTCACTTTATTAGGGTCAACGGGGTGCTTTGATTTGCTTCTTACCTCATCCCACCAATCGCCACGATGGCTGGCTAGCAACTGAATTTGAGCAAAAAATGGCTTTCTGTCATTTTCAAAATGATCGTATTTATCAAACAATCCAAATTGCGTTTTGCCATCCCAAGGACCTATGTTTTCAGACTTAAAGTTCATATCTGTTTTACGACCTAATCCCATTACGGCATGATTTCCTAGAACCGTTGTATATCCCGCATCTCTTAGTAAAGCCGTGAAAGGTTTGAAACGAGAATCCAACGGTACATCACGATTAGAACGGTGGTTATGTGCATTGATTTTGAGTTGGTGTGTTCCTACCATCATCGCTGAGCGACTAGGCGAACATATTGAGTTGGTTACAAAACAATTATCATAACGAACCCCTTCGGCAGCCATTTTATTAAGATTTGGTGTCTTTACAGCTTCCATTCCGTAGCACTCTAAGTCCAAACTCATATCTTCGGCCATGAGCCAAATGATATTGGGTCTTTTGAGTTCACTCTGCCCAATGGCTGAAAAGCTCAAAAGTGAAGCAAATGCCAGTGGTAGTATTTTTTTTAAAATCATCATATCTCTATAATTACGCTTTTTTATAATTTGGAACCGCTTCTTTCTCCCATTTAGCCAAATCTTTTTTCAATTTTGCAGCCATTTTCAATTCCGTATTAATCAAATCTTTTTGCTCTGAAATGTCATTTTTGATATTAAACAATTGGAATTTTCCACTGTGGTACTTAATCAATTTCCAATCACCCGCAATCACGGCAGCATATTGATCTTCGTAACTACGGAAGAAATACAAACTTCTGTCTTTAAACTTTTTACCATTTACAATAGGCATCAAACTTTTTCCGTTTACTTGTTTGTCTGCACATTCTTTTCCTGAGGCAATATCGATTAATGTTGGAAAAACATCTGTAGTTTGAATTGGAATATCCGAAACCGTATTCGCTTTGGTCACCCCAGGATAATATAATAAAAACGGTACTCTCGCTCCTCCTTCACCTAAGGTATTTCCTCCTGTTTTTCCTCCACTCAAAGGGGCGTTACTGAAATATCCTCCTTGGTCAGAAGTAAATATAATTACCGTATTATCAGCAATTCCTTTTTCGATTAATGCTTTTCTAACGCGACCCACAGATTCGTCCACAGCCGAAATCATCGCAGCATATTCTGCATCCTTACCTTTTAATCCTTCTTTTTTATATTGCTCTACCCAGTCTTTTCTACCTATTTGTGGACCATGTACATCATAATGAAAATAAGAAAGCATAAATGGTTTATCGTTTTTATAATTTGAAATAAAATCTAACGCTTTATCAGCCAAAACGGTTTCTAAATATACATCTGTGTTATCAAAACTAGCCAAAGGGTTTACATCTTTGAAAAATGGAGGGTAGTAATTCTTTGGATGTCCATAATTACATACGCCGTACTCTTCATCAAATCCTTGTTTTGTTGGATAATATCGAGCATCTCCCAAATGCCATTTCCCTAAGAAAAAGTTATAATATCCTAATTCTTTCAAACGTTCCGCATAAGTTACCTCTTTCAATGGCAACATATTAATCGAAGGCATTTGCACGGGATCAGTAGGCCATAAACTAAAATCGTTGATGGAGTTTCCTTTGTCATCAAAATCAGCTTTATTACCATCATCTACATGACGCACCATTTGAAAACGAACAGGTTCTCTACCAGTTAAAATCGAAGCACGACTTGGGCTACAAGTAGGTGTAGCTACATAAGCACGGCTAAAATCCATTCCGTCCTGACGCAGTTTATCGATATTAGGTGTATGGAATTTTGGATTTCTATAGCCCACATCTGCCCATCCTAAATCATCTACAAAGAATAGAATAACATTGGGTTTCTTTTGTGCAAAACTTAGTTGTAGTGCCATCAAAAACACCAAAGCAACAACTGATTTTTTCATTTTTTTATCTATTAAAAACAAACTATAATTATTTCTGATTTTTCATTTGTAACAATGCTTCTGCAAAAGCGACTCCTAAACGGTATTGCCCAATTTCGTTATAATGCACCTTATCCGAATGTTTAGGGAAATCGTCATAAGGCTCGTTAGCAGTAGTTTTTATAACGGCTACATTTTTCAATACTTGGGTAATATGTTCCTGAGCAGTACGAACCGTTTCAGGTCCAGCTGGAAAATTTCCGTAGTGTGAATTTATTTGCCCTAGTACAAAAGGCATATCGTTCACATGAAATTCGGTTCGAATACCGTTTATCAATTTCGCTAAATTAGCTTCATAACTCAAAGTCGAAACTTCTTTGGCTGCGTCATTCTCACCTTGTTCCCATACCATTCCAATAATCTTATATTTTATTCCTTTATCATCTAGCCTTTTTAAATTCACTTTAATGTCATTAATAAAATTGGAATACAATTTCAATTCTCTTTTAAAACCTTCCGCTTCTACTTCAATGGCTTTTTCCGCTGTCCATTCTGGATTCCAAGCACCATATAATGCCGTTCCTCCTTGAGCTCTTTTAATGCATAAATAAAGAGTATTCGGATTTTTTTCTGCCAATGTTACACCAATCATCAACTCAGGACCAAAAGCTTCTTCAAAACCATATTTCTCTTTATGCCCTTTCGATAAATAAAACGATAAAGGTTTTAGTGG is from Flavobacterium sp. NG2 and encodes:
- a CDS encoding glycoside hydrolase family 2 protein, whose product is MNNSFLKKAQRHILWSFIAISSVVTAQETSVKLDFNKDWKFTKVNAKTLSDSDLIQSNYNDANWEKVSLPHTANIEPLIVNNQWQGICWYRKAFKVDASAKDKKVFLEFEGAMNIAKVWINGVEVANQQGGYLPILIDASKFVKFGETNTIAVKLDNTDNPVTGPKPLKILDFNMYGGLYRNAWMTYKEKVYISHPLLANKIAGGGIFVSFPKVTKESSDVAIKTHLLNETNENQKVDLVQTVFFKGKKIEEITSQRSIPSKGEVELKATVTVRNPNLWSPESPNLYQLETKVLVNGQLKDKETTTFGIRSLEFRGTDLYVNGVKTFLRGVNRHQEYPFIGYALSDNAQYRDAKKIKDAGFNCIRLSHYPQSPAFLKACDELGLFVVDAILGWQYYAENEAFKNFCYESATNLIRRDRNHPSVVCWEVSLNETKMPIPFMEELNRRVHEEYPGSQAFSCGWMPEVYDIFFQARQHRILHPNENKGIKPYFVSEYGDWEYYSSNAGLNQDKMPKGMRLEKSSRHYRKEGEAALLQQAYNLQESHNDNLNTTAFGDGYWVMYDYNRGYHDDIETSGIMDIFRLPKFGFNFYESQKSPSEAVVLKIASYWNATSDLNVKVFSNCDEVELFVNGKSIGKQKPDNDKNTTNLSHPPFTFKVNQFEAGELKAVGFINGKQVETTTVKTPEAAAKFKIWIDESGKKAQAGVNDVVFVYIAAVDKNGTIVPDFNEKIDFSIQGDAKLMNLGGVNAEAGIATAVVQIGDKNSKISFSATSKDLKGKLRFKPQK
- a CDS encoding sulfatase — encoded protein: MMILKKILPLAFASLLSFSAIGQSELKRPNIIWLMAEDMSLDLECYGMEAVKTPNLNKMAAEGVRYDNCFVTNSICSPSRSAMMVGTHQLKINAHNHRSNRDVPLDSRFKPFTALLRDAGYTTVLGNHAVMGLGRKTDMNFKSENIGPWDGKTQFGLFDKYDHFENDRKPFFAQIQLLASHRGDWWDEVRSKSKHPVDPNKVKLPSYLADDPVIRLDWAKYLDQIEFLDNEVGMIFKELEEKGLADNTIVIFIGDNGRCNIRGKGYLADSGLRIPLIVHYPQKYNGPHVSKEIVSAVDITATILDWAGVKVPSYMTGKSILDKKYKNDYVYATRDLWDEIEEKSRAVTSDKWKYIRNDKPEMPYDAHQAYLEFYRPAVHIMRKLNEEGKLNEAQKPFFAKTKPVEELYDLEKDPEELHNLAFDKKYAKVLKELRKKTLWYDKKMKPVSDVYHPEEADAVAILAWVKKERPELYQQMLAGVEIGFKKMGNQYKAANKKSTNTKQNKKNDE
- a CDS encoding sulfatase, whose product is MKKSVVALVFLMALQLSFAQKKPNVILFFVDDLGWADVGYRNPKFHTPNIDKLRQDGMDFSRAYVATPTCSPSRASILTGREPVRFQMVRHVDDGNKADFDDKGNSINDFSLWPTDPVQMPSINMLPLKEVTYAERLKELGYYNFFLGKWHLGDARYYPTKQGFDEEYGVCNYGHPKNYYPPFFKDVNPLASFDNTDVYLETVLADKALDFISNYKNDKPFMLSYFHYDVHGPQIGRKDWVEQYKKEGLKGKDAEYAAMISAVDESVGRVRKALIEKGIADNTVIIFTSDQGGYFSNAPLSGGKTGGNTLGEGGARVPFLLYYPGVTKANTVSDIPIQTTDVFPTLIDIASGKECADKQVNGKSLMPIVNGKKFKDRSLYFFRSYEDQYAAVIAGDWKLIKYHSGKFQLFNIKNDISEQKDLINTELKMAAKLKKDLAKWEKEAVPNYKKA
- a CDS encoding sialate O-acetylesterase, which produces MKIVFFTFFCLLGFGTVSAQINKDKAVEVILLAGQSNMAGAGNYTALDSLVKERVIKVANRVMISNSGNPLKPLSFYLSKGHKEKYGFEEAFGPELMIGVTLAEKNPNTLYLCIKRAQGGTALYGAWNPEWTAEKAIEVEAEGFKRELKLYSNFINDIKVNLKRLDDKGIKYKIIGMVWEQGENDAAKEVSTLSYEANLAKLINGIRTEFHVNDMPFVLGQINSHYGNFPAGPETVRTAQEHITQVLKNVAVIKTTANEPYDDFPKHSDKVHYNEIGQYRLGVAFAEALLQMKNQK